A window of the Camelus dromedarius isolate mCamDro1 chromosome 5, mCamDro1.pat, whole genome shotgun sequence genome harbors these coding sequences:
- the CCNDBP1 gene encoding cyclin-D1-binding protein 1, whose amino-acid sequence MTAGSGAALAGPAGPWRSTEMASPAAPAAAVPTSAPPLEQLRHLAVELRLLIPGVRVGEARETTKEFNLETFWRRLNKAAVTVSREATTLTVVFSRLPLPSPQETQRFCEQVHDSIKAMIAVYYSLPKDQGTTLRKLVRGATLDIVDGMAQLVEVLYVTPAQSSENLISYNSVWDSCQQVPRIPRDNKAAALSVLTRSVNFVKDAHEEMEQAVEECDPYCGLLNDIEEDNSDHHDGVEDILGCPNNRDLYWSEEDQELIIPCLALVRASKACLKRIRVSVAENGKKDQVAQLDDIVDISDEISPSVDDLALSIYPPVCHLTVRINSTKLVSVLKKALEITRASHVTPQPEDSWIPLLINAVDHCMNRIKELTQNEVES is encoded by the exons ATGACGGCCGGAAGTGGAGCTGCTCTGGCGGGTCCTGCGGGGCCCTGGCGATCTACTGAGATGGCGAGCCCAGCTGCCCCTGCAGCCGCAGTCCCCACCTCGGCTCCGCCTTTGGAGCAGCTCCGGCACCTAGCGGTGGAGCTGCGGTTGCTCATTCCGGGAGTGCGGG TCGGCGAAGCCCGAGAAACCACCAAGGAGTTTAATCTGGAGACCTTTTGGAGAAGACTCA ATAAGGCAGCTGTAACGGTGTCAAGGGAAGCCACGACTCTGACCGTCGTCTTCTCTCGACTTCCACTGCCGTCTCCACAG GAAACCCAGAGGTTCTGTGAACAAGTCCATGATTCCATCAAGGCAATGATTGCTGTGTACTATTCACTTCCCAAGGATCAGG GAACCACCCTGAGAAAGCTGGTACGGGGTGCCACTCTGGACATCGTGGATGGCATGGCTCAGCTTGTGGAAGTGCTTTACGTCACTCCAGCTCAGAG CTCCGAGAACCTTATTTCCTACAACAGTGTCTGGGACTCATGCCAGCAGGTGCCTCGGATCCCAAGAG ATAACAAAGCTGCAGCCCTTTCAGTGCTGACGAGGAGTGTGAATTTTGTAAAGGATGCACATGAGGAAATGGAGCAG GCTGTGGAAGAATGTGACCCTTACTGTGGCCTCTTGAATGACATTGAGGAGGACAACTCTGACCACCATGATGGTGTGGAGGATATATTGGGATGTCCAAACAATCGGGATTTATATTGGTCAGAGGAGGATCAAGAGCTCATAATCCCATGCCTTGCACTGGTGAGAGCATCCAAAGCCTGCCTGAAGAGAATCCGGGTCTCAGTGGCAGAGAATGGGAAGAAGGATCAGGTGGCCCAGCTGGATGACATTGTGGACATCTCTGATGAGATCAGCCCTAG TGTGGATGATTTGGCTCTGAGCATATACCCACCAGTGTGCCACCTGACTGTGCGAATCAAT TCTACAAAACTTGTATCCGTTTTAAAGAAAGCACTTGAAATTACAAG AGCAAGTCATGTGACCCCACAGCCAGAAGATAGTTGGATCCCTTTACTTATTAATGCTGTTGATCATTGCATGAACAGAATCAAAGAGCTCACTCAGAATGAAGTTGAATCATGA